The Lathyrus oleraceus cultivar Zhongwan6 chromosome 5, CAAS_Psat_ZW6_1.0, whole genome shotgun sequence genome includes the window attttgatgtccttgtttttcattttcattacaaTTTTTTTTCTGCAAGTGGTGGCCGGAATCTGGTATCCCaccagagaagatggtggtttccaccaccatcaccgTGTGTGCACTTTCCTGATCGTTGGATTGCTTGGCCACGTTATAATCTCATGCGTTCATTATGCTTACTTGATTTAATGCATTATGTCGCGCGCTTGACCTATGTCCACCATGCGCCCTCACATCTGAGTCGTTTctccttgccacgtcaattaatgagtttGATCTAGTGCCTTCacttttttctattatttttattttcttttaatttcagttaattccttttattttcaaaaattcataaaaaaattatttgaagtcacaaaaatacgagaccaattccaaattttttcttgaaatatctagtttcatattatgatttttaattatttttgtgacttcatttaatattttttgtgaattatttggtttttaatagttttaattcattttaaaatactttatgatatttgaaaaatccaaaaatattttcctaacacctatggatcatgacaagtcaatgaaaaatagtctcatcaatttcttattcgatttgagatttatttgagattttaattcatattgtgttattttttattatttttaattgttttttaaatactttctgatttccaaaattgttgagaaaatttgtcaaagtttatttgaccatgttaaacctatgagaatttaattggacttgttgaagttaatttgaattaaatttgagaTTTGACCAtgttttgattattttattttacattttattttaattcaaaaaataccaaaaaaatatggttgacttattgacttgtaatcttcatttcttttctgtttggaattgattgatgatgacttggttcacatttgatcaattgaatttgatacttgaattctctttccttccctttcatcttcatcccattcttttcatcatttggccaatgagttaatgtcttatggttggtcttgacaaatgagaggtttaaccttctttgatccaaaccaaactcaacttgatccaagatcaagtgagttgttttgtgtccaagataggttgcttcttggtcaagcaaataacctaaagtccatacaaggtccttccccttttgttttggcatggcaagtttgtggagcctggcttactagtcatgatctctaacttgtatttatttgcctatagttttattggccggcctcaaataggtgtgactactacattagtccacttacgattgcttaacatagcgctacattgtcttatgacaaactaacataaccatactaattactaactttaatttgagcatttaatttcttgcaatttactttaatgtcatttatttcttgctcattattcatattgattttcactttgctcacttgagcacatattttatgtttatgtcatttttcttttgctcatttgagctcattattgtatataaatatattgttgtcttgtgatttgctttgtctttgttttgtgtgaacctaatgcaaaaaaGGAGAAAAGACTTAGAATTAAGACATACCTgtgcttaaaggagttcaagagaaactagccttatgcctttagaattctaaatttgttgaagagcaactaggcctcatgcctttagaatgctaaacttcaaagctgactttaaaggacttctcatctaaacctattatttgtccattcctcttattgtattatgaactttttgatgtttgatcttgtgtgatagggattccatcttgagatagtaaaaagaggaccattgtcatgagtagccaagttaagagagacaagccaaatggagatcctaggagcttgaatccaaaaattgtttgattgcttgactgtgtgctaagtccaaaggaaaggagcatcttgaatcatctctatgatttcaagaaaaggaactccaagggtttatctttttTCCTCTTATCTTCGTATGCTTTAGGACTAgtctttctcttcttctccccactctaaccaagccaaaatcttttcttgtaaactttgactttgtttcaaactagaaacctaggcctcatgcctttgacttttcaaaatcttttcataaatactcattgagaataaatcttaatccaactttgactttattttgtaaatacatctaacttgtaaatataactcatttcaagttgttttgtggttccaatgaccacctttgttaaaacattttcataaacattagccataggtttgagttatcatagtggttgatgtaaatctcacctcatccttagtgattggattataagtcttccatacttattatagggttaacccctcactagtatgttgaagccttcctcacatggtgggttgttggtttaggttgagttttcttcctttgataacaaaagaccttaaggcttttgatcaaatcaattcaccaatctttaagatttttactccgaactacgaggttttgatcctcctttgtgatggtacgtaggcaatgggttcatccattcaaacaaaaatttgtaaatataatctattttTTTCTCACCCCctcaatcttttgcacaaatcttttcacaaataccaacctacaacacatattagcaaaaagaggttcccttagagtactaaggatgttttgggtgcgtaaaaccttcccatctcataaccaacccccttacctagatctctggcatttttattagtttttgatttgataaaacttcttaccttggcttttgttcgctttttagcctttcctttggacaaataaaagtgcggtggcgactcgaattgtatgttgacttttggtttagtcaataaacctaaaagtaacgaaaaccccACTACACTCATaaccacctgaaaaataatcaacaacatggggtgagataataatatcagtgggttccctatcttatgggtccactcgacTCCACATGGTTTTATAATCAATATCCAACCTAAGTCAACAAGGGAAAGAATACTTAAGTGATGGGAAACTAACTCGCAATGTATCGCAAAACATGCACCTGAGTTCTCACAACTCAACAAgatcattattcagattcacgaaacatcaatccccCGGCGGACCTACATCTAGGGCAAGCCTagttcatgcatgctcgtatgattcaACTTTCACGGTGGGTATCGGGTCCTCTATAAGGCTTAATCCTCAGTTCAAGTGACTGTCACccgtatgggcctctaacccacttagggtatctttcaccgtatgggcatctaacccacttaggtgtccacctttcccccacgTTCGCCGTGGTTGAGGatcaaacccaattgaggcacgaattATCGGTCTCACATCCCattgcttactcatctaagcGTACCAAATAGAGATATGCACCACCAAGAAAaacacattctgaatacatgatctGTTCCACAAATCACAACAAGATCcatcaatcacaggtgacttcattcaccataatacacagACAATAACATGTCACGTTCCATATAAAGCGTCTCATTCTCAATTATGACAACCATTCGTCCATGACCTCCACATAAGCGTTGTACGAATGAATGTCTCCTTCTATTGTTATCTAAGTTATAAACCTAACTTATGGCCTAATACCAATCCTAGGTTAACTCACTAGTTTCATTATGTAATTTTCATAATTAACATGGATTCAATACAAGCATAGCATCATAATTGATTAATGGTCGATAAAAAGCATTTAGAACATCAAAGAAATAGGTTTTTGAAGTGTTTGGCAtaagtcaatcgattggttggggaagtccaatcgattggttcctctcactttttgtttttcaaagtttgcaaatgatcaatcgattgatcctcagtgtcaatcgattggctcaCGAAAATTTTCCAGTTTTTCCAAAACAGAAAGTTTATGCAATCAATTGAAGTCCcctgtcaatcgattggtcctgctAAAATTTCATTTTCTGCAAAACAAAAGGGTTGTGCAATCGATTGGAGAcagggaccaatcgattggtcctcACACATTTCCACTTTTCACTTCACAGAACTCCATTTTCTCAGTTACTCCATTTCTAACAAATCACCCACTTCTTCTTCCAACAACCCATCATACCACATGCTCATATACACACATATATAAAGGGTTTCAAGTTCATAACCACAACCACAACAAATCATGTAGTCACAACAATCATGAAGAACATATCAAAGCTCATGTTCATGGAAATCAACAAATCACATGAAAACATTCATCTATAATTCTAAAACTCTAATCTCTAGAATTCTTAGGGTTTAtaactagaacccacctcaagaaatGGAAAAGGAGAAGTTGTTGAGGATGAGATGATGATATgaagatgatggtgatgattccaaactcttgatttctccaagcttccttcttcttcttcactagcTTGCTTCCTTTTCTTCTATCTTTCCATTTTCTTCTGATAGCTCCACTGATAGATATTCACAAGGCAAGTGGTGTTATAACATGTGGTGGCGAGTGAACCAAGGGCTAATTGCAAGTGGCCATGAGAAATGTGTGGTTAGAAAGTGGATAGTAGTGGTAGAAACAAATCTCTTAAGTGGTACTAACAATAATATTTGTTTTATCAGAGCaattgacccattattagtgttaccaaaatgtctcaattaataaaaggtcaatcccaattaatattaattaaatcAACCTGAACTCGCTATTTATTCTATTTATCCCAATCGATAACCTTTAGAGCACATAGaaactcaattgatctcaattaataggaatttgggtatttaaggaaatacggggtattacaGTAATCGATAACTTGCAAACCACAaaataaaagatatatatatatatatatatatatatatatatatatatatatatatatatatatatatatatatatatatatacagagagagagagggagagagagagagggagagagagagaacacaaggatttgtttaggtagttccccaatcgacattgctatgggtacgtctgaactcaattcgaattcgaattaAAATATTATATATCTTACTTTGCGAAATATgtgtatacaagagatgaagaaatCGAATTCTACAAATCCTAAGTTTGATGTTAACTCTACCACCTTAAAAacccttgatcaaagattgataAAGTAACAAAAAATGTCGCTTCAATTCACCTATTCTTTCTACTTTCTTGCAAGGCACTCCTTGTCACAAGGCTTTCACCTGGTTAAATTAATCCTAAGTGCACACTTGTtgaaacccaagatttaccaaCACGATCCATTGTCTCACGCTACTCCCTTGCAAGGCACCTCTTGTACCAAGGCTTTCACTCTATAGGAACCAAATTGAACAACCTTGTCTAAAACCCTCAAGCCTAAAAGATCTCAAAGGAAAACCCCAACTCAGTTTTCTAatttgaatccctcaaagttcttaacccaatattctcggtacaacaaacttaattggacgttatcaatcctaatctagatgacacccaatcaaaaaaagattatgtgtagtttgactgtgtgtatgcataaaaggagttgaagatgatgagaatgctttaAAAGTCCTGtattcatgtaggttttactcactatagaaaccttactagagaatgatgcatgtataaaGTATTTATATGCATGAGTGATTTAAGACAAAAAGGAAAGCAAATGAGATtgaaaaaatgcaaaaaattCAAGATTTAGGGTCTATAGGCCGACCTACACGAGCCATGTGTTGACCTATACAAGTCAAATGTCAATCTGTTTGAAGTGTAGGTTGACCTGTAAAGGTCACATGCTCCATATAGGTCGACCTGACAAGGTTATGCATGGAATAAAGCCTACATGCTTTAATAATGTAGTATGCGTGTCGACATGTACACTCTATGTATCGACCCATGCTGAAAGAAATTTTCTATAGGTAGACCTAAAgtcgtatgtgtcgacctatatagtatttttcacacaaaaacttaatttttgatgcataaaaatattttcttgaTGCATGAATCGTTTCTAAATCATTTCCAATCATGTTAACATGCTTCATATGCTAAAATGCATAATGCACACCTAGAATCGGTTGATACCATCCAATGCATAAAAATGCTAAAGTTTctcctagttttgacatcattcaaaacataTCTAAACGGAAAGTTTCACTCACACTTTTATATGTCTATATAAAGGATACTTGAAGGTTGGAATTGCTGCTAATTCACTGTGCTCACAATTACGCTATTACACACGTTCTTGCTGAAATCATATTATTTATGTGTATGATTTTGTAAACACATAAGAGTTTTTGCTCGTTACTGTGTTAGCAATATTCATTGTATTAACATGTGTTAATCTGCTTTCTTATAAACATTCTTTGTAAACACAACTTGTAAATCTCAAATCTGTTTGAGCGTTTTCCTTGAGTGACCAGGTTTTAGTCGGATAAACTCAATAAGATAAGGACGATTTGTCTTTGTGGTGTCTGTAATCAGGctttggttatagtggattaaatcCTTCTTGAGAAGGGGAAATCACATTAGTATggtggactggaggtagcttcgttaacaacaaaccaatataaaaataactcTGTTATTTTTCTTGTCATTAGTTTTGCTTGATTAAGTTGGTTTTAAAAAAGCTTTTGTTTTgagaaacccaattcaaacccccattttCTTGTGTTTCTTTTCACCTTCAGTTTCCATTCCATTTTCCTTTGTCTTAGTCATCTGAGCTTGCAAAGTCACACCAGTCTTCGACTTGCTTGCATTTCTTTCAACCATTATTTGTTCGTGGGATTCAAGAGTCTCTTTAAGTCCTTCTTTTGTCATACTTGACAAATACTTCGATTCTTttatggctactaccacatgaTCAAACTTTGAATGGAACGACCTTAAAATCTTTAACCCTACATATTTTGATTCATCAGTTTTGTTACTCCGATGAAGAAATTAGTCACGTTTTCATTATCCTCCATttgaagcaattcatacattcttttgtaaggttgtaacctcacctctttcactTTCTCAGCGCCTTCAAATGATTTTTCCAGGATGTCCCATGCTTCCTTCACTGAATCTACATCACAAAATTTCTCAAAGTTATATggatcaacacattgatggaCTGCAAAGAGAATAATATTTCTTATTCAAATCTTTGTATGCATCATTTTGCTCACCCATAACATTCTCTCAAATTTGTGTTACTCAATTTTTCATAAGATCCCATAGATCTTGATTACAGAAAACAATCTtcatctgcttgcaccaatttTTATAGTTTTTACCATTCAAGATGGGAAGATTCGTCGGAAAATGCTCGTTTAAATGATTCACCGTGATTCAATGTGTCACAAGGATCACACAACCAGTGCTCTAGATATCATATGTTGAAAAAATTACAATCTTGAAGTTAATCGAAtaaatcttgatgaacaagattcaatATTTCTGATTGGATACACCTCTTATTCTTCACCCTTCACTTAGGTGAAACAATCACTTCTTGGATGCAAGGATTATACATTACACAAAGAATTAAAGAAGAAAACAATGCAAATTGAAAGTGAGATAAAAAAATTAGGAGGAAGAAGACAACGAATATATGTTGTGCAAACTGCACTCTAAGTGTTTGATATAATGTGTGTTAATCACAACTGTGATTTCAGAATCTACACAATAATTGCTTACACTTAGTTAGTTACAAATGAAATAGAGCTCATATCTATTTATAGACGAGATTACTTGCACTTCAAGTAATCACAAAATAACTAACTCAACTAAAACTAAGCTAAGTTAACTATTTTGACTCTATCGACTCCCTTGACAACTGCATGCTTTGACATACTATATTTGACTGAAAGTCAAATATAGCAAATATACTCTGTTCGATACAACCTAATTTTGACACTCGTCGAATACAAACACACACTTTCAACTTCAACACAAAGAATTACATTAACCTAATCTATACATATTTTTATAACCACTGTTTAAACATTGAAACTTGGAGTTAGATGAGTTACATGATTCAATTCGCCtaaactttatttaattaaaaaaaatagaattaCATATTAACTTTTTAATTATTTAATCATATTAGTCGTGATTATTTTTTTTAGCAAATGGGATTTTCCCTCAAAATACATGAAGTTAATTTATCTTAAATATTACTCCCTCCGTCCTATAATGAACATCTAATTGACCATTTCACATAGATTAAgaaaaaaatatacaaaaaaGAGAATGAGTAAATTACGTACCATTATCATGTATTGAGAACAatgaaaataatattaattagaaggtaaaattgaaaaatatatattaaaaattaaaataatttattcGTTTTGGGACAcctttttattttaaataaaacattcATTATAGAACGAAAGGAATATGATAAATGTTCAAACAAAATATAGTCTCAAATTAGTccattaaaaaataaaattagaTTACTTATTTACATCTTTTAATTAGACTAACAAATTGTACCAATCTTTAAAAAATTAAATTCAAAtctaaaaaaaatattataaatcGACTCTAgattttcaattttattttggATGTTAGATATTAAAAAACTTTCCTCAATTCAACCTATTCATATCCtttaaaacaacattttcatatATTTTAATTTGATATATTCATAAAAAAGAAGGTTATATTGTGAACCGATTGAGATgaatcattttatttttattaatgattttttattttttattttatttactattCTATTAGTAAAACTAGTAATattgaaaacaaaataaaaatgtaGGTTTTTGAAATTGGATTCGGTGTTGTTAAATTGAGAGCAGAGCGGAAAAAAATGGCGGCAACATGAAAAATGAACTTTCATTGAAAAAAACTTCTGAATTTCAAACCAAAATTAAACACCCAAATACTCAATTTTTTTTGAGAAACACCAAATAGCGCCATGGGTTTTCATTTTGGCGAAAACATTTTCGAAACTTCTCTTTCCCATTCCTATATACATACAATGTCCCATTTCTCATTTCTTCATTCACATTTCACAAACCCTAATCTTGCTCCTCTTTCTTCATCTTCATTTCAATTTTCAATATTCCATTTCAATCGAAGATGCAGACTCGCGGTTCAAGAAAGAGGGCAAACGCTGAACCAATTGTTCTTAACCCTAAAAAGCAGAGGGTTGTTTTGGGGGATCTTCCCAATTTACAGAATGCCAGTGTTTCTGAAAATCAATCCAATGGAAAACTCCAAACTCGGAAGAATTCCAAGGTCAAGAAATCTGCAGCAGCAGATGTttatttgtttgataatttcaGTTTGGATAAACCGGTTCAGAGAAAGAACAACGCCAAACATGAAATTCAACAGATTATTGAGCCTTATGCATCTGATATATCCAACTATCTTCGTGACATGGAGGTAATTTTTTTTTGTGGATTctatttgttttttatttattgtttACAATTTCTAGGTTATTAaatttctgtttttttttgtttCTCAGATGCAGAAAAAGAGAAGACCTATGGTTGGATACATTGAGAATGTTCAGAGATTCATTACTACAAACATGAGGGGAATATTGGTGGATTGGTTAGTTGAAGTTGCGGAAGAGTACAAGCTTCTCCCTCAAACCCTTCATCTTGCTGTTTCTTACATTGATAGGTTCCTGTCTATCCATGTTGTCAACAGATCCAAACTTCAGTTGCTTGGAGTTTCTTGCATGCTTGTTGCCTCGTAAGATCCGttcaatttta containing:
- the LOC127088066 gene encoding putative cyclin-A3-1 isoform X1 is translated as MQTRGSRKRANAEPIVLNPKKQRVVLGDLPNLQNASVSENQSNGKLQTRKNSKVKKSAAADVYLFDNFSLDKPVQRKNNAKHEIQQIIEPYASDISNYLRDMEMQKKRRPMVGYIENVQRFITTNMRGILVDWLVEVAEEYKLLPQTLHLAVSYIDRFLSIHVVNRSKLQLLGVSCMLVASKYEEITPPKAVDFCHITDNTYELKEVIKMEAEILKSLNFEMGNPHVNTFLNEFIGFATENQKTSKLQMEFLCNYLAELSLLDYECIRFLPSTVAASVIFLARFIIRPGVHPWTSSLSESLGYKSAELEECVLILHDLYLSRKAGSLKAVREKYKQHRFKYVANLPSPPEVPKQYFEEE
- the LOC127088066 gene encoding putative cyclin-A3-1 isoform X2, which gives rise to MQTRGSRKRANAEPIVLNPKKQRVVLGDLPNLQNASVSENQSNGKLQTRKNSKVKKSAAADVYLFDNFSLDKPVQRKNNAKHEIQQIIEPYASDISNYLRDMEMQKKRRPMVGYIENVQRFITTNMRGILVDWLVEVAEEYKLLPQTLHLAVSYIDRFLSIHVVNRSKLQLLGVSCMLVASKYEEITPPKAVDFCHITDNTYELKEVIKMEAEILKSLNFEMGNPHVNTFLNEFIGFATENQKTSKLQMEFLCNYLAELSLLDYECIRFLPSTVAASVIFLARFIIRPGVHPWTSSLSESLGYKSAELEECVLILHDLYLSRKAGSLKAVREKYKQHRVIV